Proteins encoded together in one Carya illinoinensis cultivar Pawnee chromosome 3, C.illinoinensisPawnee_v1, whole genome shotgun sequence window:
- the LOC122303776 gene encoding serine/threonine protein phosphatase 2A 59 kDa regulatory subunit B' zeta isoform-like isoform X3 translates to MIKQILGKLPRKPSKSSHNDSNNVNDGVLNTHSSLNLFSVPNSVNSSKPTSGSSKPSSNGTLAPHSLSMNKSNQGKKSTPVEAQVGPVLALGVYEALPSFRDVSGSEKQSLFIRKLNMCCVVFDFIDVAKNLKEKDVKRQTLLELVDYVTSVTSKFNEVAMQAITKMVTANLFRTLPSPNHDNKASEMYDAEEEEPTMEPAWPHLQIVYEFLLRFVASPETDAKLAKRYIDHSFVLRLLELFDSEDQRERDYLKTILHRIYGKFMVHRPFIRKAINYIFYRFIFETEKHNGIAEFLEILGTIINGFALPLKDEHKLFLVRALIPLHKPKCVSMYHQQLSYCITQFVEKDAKLADTVIRGLLKYWPITNSSKEVMFLGELEEVLEATQGPEFQRCMVPLFRQIGRCLNSSHFQK, encoded by the coding sequence atgatcaaacaaatacTGGGTAAACTACCTCGAAAACCCTCAAAATCATCCCATAATGATTCCAACAATGTCAACGATGGAGTGCTCAATACTCATTCGTCCTTGAACTTGTTCAGTGTACCGAATTCTGTTAACAGCTCGAAACCCACTTCAGGTTCTTCAAAACCTTCGAGTAATGGGACTCTTGCTCCTCACTCGTTGAGTATGAATAAATCGAATCAAGGGAAAAAATCAACTCCAGTTGAGGCTCAAGTAGGCCCCGTGCTTGCTTTGGGGGTGTATGAGGCTTTGCCAAGTTTTCGGGATGTTTCGGGTTCAGAAAAGCAGAGTCTCTTTATTAGGAAACTCAATATGTGTTGTGTTGTGTTCGATTTCATTGATGTAGCAAAAAATCTTAAAGAGAAGGACGTTAAGCGGCAAACTTTGCTTGAGCTTGTTGATTATGTGACATCAGTAACTTCGAAGTTCAATGAGGTGGCAATGCAGGCGATTACAAAGATGGTTACAGCCAATTTGTTTCGAACACTTCCATCTCCTAATCATGATAATAAGGCTTCAGAAATGTATGATGCAGAAGAGGAGGAACCGACCATGGAACCTGCTTGGCCTCATCTACAGATTGTATACGAATTTCTATTGAGATTTGTGGCTTCACCGGAGACAGATGCCAAGCTTGCTAAAAGATATATTGACCATTCATTTGTGTTGAGATTGCTTGAATTGTTTGATTCTGAGGATCAAAGAGAAAGGGATTACCTAAAAACAATTCTGCACCGCATTTATGGGAAGTTCATGGTGCATCGGCCATTCATTCGGAAAGCTATCAATTACATCTTCTATCGGTTCATCTTTGAGACAGAGAAGCACAATGGGATTGCAGAATTCCTTGAAATATTGGGCACTATAATTAATGGGTTTGCTTTGCCTTTGAAGGACGAGCACAAGCTGTTCCTCGTCCGAGCTTTGATTCCCCTTCATAAGCCAAAATGCGTATCTATGTACCATCAGCAACTTTCATATTGCATTACTCAGTTTGTGGAGAAGGATGCCAAGCTGGCTGACACTGTGATTCGAGGTCTATTAAAGTACTGGCCCATAACTAATAGTTCCAAAGAGGTTATGTTCCTTGGTGAATTGGAGGAAGTTCTTGAAGCCACACAGGGACCAGAGTTCCAGCGCTGCATGGTCCCTCTTTTTCGTCAAATTGGTCGCTGCCTCAACAGTTCACATTTTCAG